The Oceanicaulis sp. nucleotide sequence GCCTTCGATGAGACCTTCCCGGGCGATCGAGCCCAAAAGCACCATCGCTTCGCCGTCGCCGGCTTCGGCCGCCCCGCGAAGATCGGCCATCGCGGCGTCGAAGCCTGCGCCTTCGAGCTCGCCGGCGTTGAGCAAGGCCATGGCGGTCTCGACCGGCTCGGAGGAGGTCTGCGCCTCGGCCGGCTGCAGCGCCAGCGCGGCGGCGACGAGGAAGGTGCTGAACATGGACTGAAGTCCCCCGCTTTGAGGTTGTGAGCCTGGAGGCTAGGGGCGGGCGGCGCGGCGGTCAAACGGCCGCGCGCCGCTCCGCCGGCCCCACGCCCTTGATCGGCCCGCGCCGCGCCCCCACATCTCGTACAACAGCAGTCAAAGAAGGGGCGAAGACGAGATGTCCCAGACCGAGCAGACCTTTAGCGAAGCGCAGGAGACCAGCCCGCTGGTCTATGTGCGCACCATCGCCGCCGCCGAAATCGCCGACCAGATCAGCGAAAGCGAGATCGAGCTTCCTGAGGACGCGACGCTTTACGCGATCCACCTCGAGGACGGCACCCGCATGGCGGTGTTCTCCGACCGGCACGCCGCCTTCGCCGCTGCGCGCCAGCACGGCGCCCGGCCGGTGAGCGTGCACTGACCCGATAAGAGCCGCCACCGTTCCTCCCCCCGGACGGATGGCTCTTGCAGCGGCCCGCGGCGACCTCGCCGCGGGCCGTTTTGCGTTCCGGCCCGCGCCTCTCCGCGATTGCCAGATCCGCCCGGACCCCGCTAAAGCCGGTCCGTATGGTGGAGGTCCAGGCTCCACGCTTCCCTCTCCGGCGCGGGCTTCGAGCGGCCGCGGCCTGGTGAGAGGGACCACGGCGCGCCGTACCGAAGCCGCGGCCTTAAGCCGGGGAGGCGGACGCGCGGGAGGATCGGCGAGCGATGAGAGGCTATTTCGCGATCGGCGTGGAGGGCGTCTCCAAGGCGCGCAATCTCGGCGCCGTCATGCGCACCGGTCACGCCTTCGGCGCCAGCTTCGTGTTCACTGTGAACGCGGCGAACAAGGCGCGGGAGATGTTCCAGGCCGACACCGCCAAGACCGCGCTGAACGTGCCGTATTACGACTGGAAGAGCCTTGAGGAGATGGCGCTGCCGCGCGACTGCGCGCTGGTCGGCGTCGAGCTCACCGACGACGCGGTCGAGCTCCCCAGCTTCCGCCATCCGCGTGCGGCCGCCTACGTGCTGGGCCGCGAGCGCGGCGATCTCAGCCCCGAAATGCTCGAACGCTGCGAACACGTGGTGAAGATCCCCACGAAGTTCTGCCTCAACCTTTCGGTCGCCGCCGCGATCACGCTCTACGACCGTCAGATCACGCTGGGCGGCTTTCCCGCCCGCCCGCCCCGCCCCGGCGGACCGGTCGAGCAAAAGCGCCATGTCTGGGGCGAGCCGCGGAAGCGGACGTGAGGGTGAATCGGCCCCGTAATGTATAATTTTCCGGCCTAGACTATACAAAAGGCCCGTAGTGACTCCCTCGCGAGTCATAAAAAACCCCGGCGGATCGCTCCGCCGGGGTTTTTCGTGTCCGCTCGGCTCTTGCGTTTACGCCGCAGCGCGCTGGCGCAGGACGTAGTGCAGGATGCCGCCGTTCTTGACGTAGTCGAGCTCGTTGTCGGTGTCGATGCGGGCCAGGAGCTTGGTCTCTTTCGTGGACCCGTCCTCGAAGGTCACCGTCAGGGTGACTTCGCCGCGCGGGGTGACGCCTTCGACGCCTTTGAGCGCGACGGTCTCCTTGCCGGTGATGCCGAGGCTCTCCCAGCTCTCGCCGTTCTGGAACTGCAGCGGAAGCACGCCCATGCCGATGAGGTTGGAGCGGTGGATGCGCTCGAAGCTCTCGCAGATCACGGCTTTCACGCCCAGAAGACGGGTGCCCTTGGCCGCCCAGTCGCGCGAGGAGCCGGTGCCGTACTCCTTGCCGCCGAACACCACCAGCGGCGTGCTGGTCTCGGCGTATTTCATCGCCGCGTCGTAGATCGGCATTTCCTCGCCCGAGGGCTGGAACTTGGTCACGCCGCCTTCGACGCCGGGCACCATCTGGTTCTTGATGCGGATATTGGCGAAGGTGCCGCGCATCATCACGTCGTGATTGCCCCGGCGCGCGCCGTAGGAGTTGAACTCCCGCGGGGTGACGCCGTGCTTCTGCAGGTAATGACCCGCCGGGCTGTCGGCCTTGATCGAGCCGGCCGGGGAGATGTGGTCGGTGGTGATGGAGTCCGCGAACAGACCCAGGATCCGCGCGCCCTCGATGTCGCTGGGCGGGGTCACGTCGGTGGACATGCCTTCGAAGAAGGGCGGGTTGGCCACATAGGTGCTCTCCGGCCAGTCATAGGTCAGGCCGCCGGAGGTCTCGATGCCCTGCCACATCTCGTCGCCCTTGAAGACGTCGGCGTAGCGCTTGGCGAACATCTCGGGCGTCACCGCTTCGCGGACGACCTCGGCGATTTCCTGCGAGGAGGGCCAGATGTCTTTCAGGTAGACCGGCTCGTTCTCGTCGTCATAGCCGATCGGATCCTCGGCGACATTGATGTTCATCGTGCCGGCGATGGCGTAGGCGACCACGAGCGGCGGGGAGGCGAGATAGTTCGCCCGCACGTCCGGGCTGACGCGGCCTTCGAAATTGCGGTTGCCCGACAGCACCGAGGCGGCGACCAGATCGCCTTCCTTGATCGCCTTGGAGATCTTCTCCGGAAGCGGACCGGAATTGCCGATGCAGGTGGTGCAGCCATAGCCCACCAGGTTGAACCCGAGCGCGTCGAGATCGTCCTGAAGCCCGGCTTTGGCCAGATAGTCGGTGACCACCTGGGAGCCCGGCGCCAGCGAGGTCTTCACCCAGGGCTGGACCTTCAGGCCCTTCTTGAGCGCGTTGCGCGCCACCAGGCCCGCGCCCAGCATGACCGAGGGGTTGGAGGTGTTGGTGCACGAGGTGATCGCCGCGATGACCACGTCGCCATGGCCGATCGAGTAGGTCTCGCCCTCGACGTTCACGCGCTTGCCGGCGTCTTCCATCTTCTTGAACTCGCGGTCGAGTTCACGGGCGAACGCGTCTGCGGCGTCGCTCAGCGCGACGCGGTCCTGCGGGCGCTTGGGCCCGGCCAGGGACGGCTCGACGGTGCCGAGGTCGAGATGCAGCGTGTCGGTGTAGACCGGCTCGCCCTTGCGCTCGGGGCGGAACATGCCCTGGGCCTTGGCGTATTTCTCGACCAGCTCGACGCGGCCTTCCTCGCGGCCGGTGGCGCGCAGATAGTCCAGCGTTTCGTTGTCGACGGGGAAGAAGCCGCAGGTCGCGCCGTATTCGGGCGCCATGTTGGCGATGGTCGCCGCATCTTCGAGCGAGAGGTTATCGAGACCCTCGCCGTAGAATTCGACGAACTTGCCGACCACGCCCTTCTTGCGGAGCATCTCGACCACGGTGAGCACCAGGTCGGTCGCGGTCGCGCCTTCGGCCATTTTCCCGGTCAGCTTGAAGCCGATGACTTCGGGGATGAGCATGGAGACCGGCTGGCCCAGCATGGCCGCTTCGGCCTCGATGCCGCCCACGCCCCAGCCCAGCACGGCCAGGCCGTTGATCATGGTGGTGTGGCTGTCGGTGCCCACCAGCGTGTCGGGGAAGGCGTAGGTGACCCCGTCCTCGTCCTTGGTCCAGACCGTCTGGGCGAGGTGCTCGAGATTGACCTGGTGGCAGATGCCGGTGCCCGGCGGGACGACGCGGAAATTATCGAACGCGCTCGCGCCCCATTTCAGGAACTTGTAGCGCTCGCCGTTACGCTCGTATTCGCGCTCGACGTTCTTCTTGAAGCTGTCCGGGCCGCCGAAATAATCGACCATGACCGAGTGATCGATCACCAGATCGACCGGAACCAGCGGGTTCACCGACTTCGGGTCCCCGCCGAGATTTTTCGTCGCGTCGCGCATGGCGGCGAGGTCCACCACGGCCGGAACGCCGGTGAAGTCCTGCATCAGCACCCGGGCGGGGCGGTAGGCGATCTCGTGATCGGACTTGCCCGAGTTCGTCCAGGCCGCGATCGCCTCGATGTCGGCCTTGGTCACCGTGCGCCCGTCTTCAAAGCGCAGCAGGTTTTCAAGAAGGACCATCAGCGTGTAGGGCAGCTTCGAGACGCCCTGAAGGCCGTTCTTCTCGGCCTCCTTGAGGTCGAAATAGACATAGGTCTGTCCGCCGGCGGTGATTTCGCGGCGGCAATTGAAGCTGTCCAGTGAAGCCATGAGCGTCCTCGCAGGGTCTGCGCGCCCGGAAAACCGGGGCTTGAGGGAGGGGATCGCGCGCCGTCACGCGGCGCGGCGGGGTGTTTCGCCGCGCGTTTTAGACCTCTCGCGCCCGGCCCGCAATGCGGCGAAGGGAGGAGGGATTTACTTGCGAGCGCTTCGCAAAACGGTCCATGCGACACGCCGGCTTTGGACAGGCGCGCCGGCGCGCACTATTGCTCACCTCAAATGAGCCTTTCCACCTTCCCGCCCGCCTCGATCGCCTGCACCAGCCTCGCCCTGTCACGCGGCGGGCGCACGCTGCTGAGCGGGTTTTCGCTCAAGGCGGCGCCGGGCGAGGCGGTGGTGCTGCTGGGGCCCAACGGTTCGGGCAAGACGACACTTCTAAGGGCGCTCGCGGGCGTGTTCGCGCCGTCTGACGGCGAGGTGGCCGTCGAGCCGGGCCCCGAAGCGGTCGCCCTCCTCGCCCACGCCGACGGGCTCAAGACCGCCGAGACGGTGGAGGACGCGCTGAAATTCTGGACGTCCTTCGCCGGCGGTGCGGCCGGCCGGATCGATCAGGTGGTGCGCGATCTCGCGGTGGCGCATCTGGCGCGGCGGCCCTGCGGCACGCTGTCGGCGGGGCAGAAGCGCCGCGCCGCGCTGGCCCGGGTGGTGCTGTCCCAGCGTCCAATCTGGCTGCTGGACGAACCCGCCGCGCCGCTCGACACCAAAAGCCGTCAGCGCCTCGCCGCGCTCGCCGCCGATCACCGCGCGCGGGGCGGGATCGTGATCGCGGCCACCCATGTCGATCTCGGCTGGGAGGGGGCGCGCGTGCTGGAGCTCGGCTCATGACCGCGGCCCTGGCTCTTTTTGCACGCGAAGCCCGGCTCGCCTGGGCGGGCGGGGGCGGTCCGGCCGGGCCGGCCGCGTTCAATCTCGCCGCCCTGGCGCTGGCGCCGCTCGCGATCGGGCCGGATGCGGCGACCCTTGTGAAGGCTGGGCCCGGGATCGTCGCCTTCGCCGCGCTGCTCGCCACATTGCAATCCGCCGAGCGCCTGTTCGGCGAGGACGCCTCGGACGGCACGCTCGAGCTTTACGCCCTGTCGGGCCGGGGGCTCGCTCTGACGTGCCTCATCAAGGCGCTGGCCTTCACGGCCGCGGTGTTCTGGCCGGTCCCGGTTCTCGCCTTTCTCGGCGGGCTCGCCTACGGGCTCGACGCCGGATCTGCGGCGGTGCTGGGGTTCGCCCTGCTGCTGGCCGCGCCGGGGCTCAGCCTGATCGCCGCGTTCGCGGGCGCGCTCGCCGCAGGCCTGAAGCGCGCAGGCCTTCTCATCGCGCTGATCGCCGCGCCGCTTCAGGTGCCGCTCCTGATCTTCGCCTCGGCCGCGGGCCGCGCGGCGGTGGAGGGGACGGGTCTCGCCGGTGCGAACCTGATGATGACCGCCGCCGGATCGCTCGCCGCCCTCGCCCTCGCGCCGGCCGGCGCAGCGGCGGCGCTCAGGGCGCGGCTGGAGTAGTCCCGCGGCCCTGCGCCGCAGAGCGCTTGCACCCTGGCCCTCGGAAAGCTACCTCACCCGACGATGTGGAGCTATTTCGCCAATCCTGAGCGCTTCGACCGGCTCGCCCGTGCGGTGATCCCGTGGGCGTGGGGAATCGCTGCGCTCCTGTTCGCGATCGGGCTGCCCTGGGCGCTGGTGTTCTCCCCGCCGGACTATCAGCAGTCCGAGACGGTGCGGATCATGTATGTCCACGTGCCCAGCGCCTGGCTGGCCATGGCGGCCTATGCCGGGCTGGCGGTGTCGAGCTTCGTGTATTTCGTCTGGCGGCATAATCTCGCCGATCTCGCCGCGCGCGCCCTGGCGCCGGCGGGCGCGGTCTTCGCCTTTCTGTGTCTCGCCACCGGCGCGCTCTGGGGCCGGCCGATGTGGGGCGCGTGGTGGGTGTGGGACGCGCGGCTGACCTCGATGCTGGTGCTGTTCCTTCTCTATCTGGGCTACATGGCGCTGCGCGCGGCCATGGAGGATGAAAAGCTCGCCGCGCGCTCGGCCTCGATCCTGGCTATGGCGGGCATCCTCAACCTGCCGATCATCAAATTCTCCGTGGACTGGTGGAACACGCTGCACCAGCCCGCCAGCGTCATCCGGTTCGACGGACCGACCATCCACGCCTCCAAGCTCTGGCCGCTTTCGGTGATGGCGCTGGCCTTCACCGTGCTTCTGACCGCGCTGGTCCTGACCTCGATGCGGGCGATGATCCTTGAGCGGAAGGCCGACCAGCTGCAGCGCCGCCGCGAACGGCGGCTCGAAGCGGAGGCCGCGCTGTGAGCGCCTTTTTCGCCATGGACGGCTACGCCGCCTTCGTCTGGTCGTCTTACGGCCTGACCTTGCTGGGGATCGGCGGGCTGGTCGCGCTGACGATCGCGGCCCGCCGCCGGGCGCGCGCGCGGCTGGACCGTCTCGAACGCCTCGAAGCCGAGGAGACGGGGCGGTGAACAAGATCCTCGTCTGGATTCCGCTCGGCGTGATCGCCGCGCTCATGGTCGTCTTCGCGGTCGCCCTGTTCGACGATGAGGAGGGCGGCGCCGATCCCATGGCCGGCCGTCCGCTGCCCGATCTGCCGCTTACGGAGTTTCGCGGCGGCGCGGGCGGGTTCGAGCCCGAAACCATCGAGGGGCCGTACCTGCTCAATCTCTGGGCCAGCTGGTGCGCGCCGTGCATCGTCGAGCATCCGGTGCTGACCGAACTCGCCGATCAGGGCGTGCCGATCTACGGCATCGTGTACAAGGACGAACCGGCGGACGCGCGCGCCTTCCTGACGCGGCTGGGCGATCCGTTCGCCGGGCTCGCCGCCGATCCCGAAGGCCGCGCCGCGCTGGAGCTGGGCGTGACCGGCGCGCCGGAAACCCTGCTCATCGATGCAGAGGGTGTCATTCGCGCGCGCTGGCGCGGCGCGATCGACGCGCAGATCTGGGAACGGACGTTTGAAGATGAATGGCGCGAAGCGGGCGGCGCGCCGGTGAACGCGGGCGCGCTGGAAGCGGCGGGCTGAGCCCTACTTCTTCTTTTTCTTCTTTTTCTTGGCCTTTTCGGCGGCTTTCTCGGCCGCCTTCTCCTCGGCCTTCTGCTGGGCTTTCATCGCCTGCTTGGCCTTCTTCGCCTCGATCTTGGCGGCCTCCGCGCCGAGCTCGCTCGCCCGGCTGATGCGGGTGAGGGATTCAACGAAGTTCGCGCGCTTGTTCTTCGGCAGCGCCGACAGGATCGCCTCGTCGGCGGCTTTCGCGCCGGCGATCGCCTTGTTGAACAGGGCCCGGCCGTCTTCGGTGAAGCGCACGGCGTTGGCGCGCGCATCGCCCGGCGCCTTTTCGCGCAGCAAAAGGCCCTTGGACGCCATGCGGCTGACCAGCTCGGCCAGGGTGGAGCGGTCGATGCCGGTCGCCTGGACGAGCTGGGTCTGGGTCAGGCCTTCCTTGGCGTGGACCGCGCAGAGCACGGCGAACTGGCGCTGGGTGATCTCCAGCCCGCCGGACGCCTCGGAGAAGCGGTCGGCGGCGAATTGCTGCGCGCGGTGAAGCAGATGGCCCGGCGAAAGCGCCAGGTCGAAAACCGTTTCGTCAGCCATATTGTCCACCCCCTCGGGCGATCGAACGTCAGCATACCCTAGCCGTTTTCGGCGACGATTGCATTACATCAACGTCCTGATACGGAAAAATGTCGCAACAGCCGATGGCGAGGCCTCCCCATGGCGCCGAAAACACCTGACTTTTCCTTCCGCGTGCCCGAAGGCGACGATCGCGAGCGAAGGGTTTGCGACACCTGCGGCTTCGTCGATTACATCAACCCCAAGATCGTCGCGGGCTCGGTCGTCACCGACGGCGAGGGCCGCATCCTGATGTGCCGGCGCGCCATCGAGCCCAGGCGCGGCTTCTGGACGCTGCCTGCGGGCTATCTCGAACAGGGCGAGAGCGTCGAGGCCGGCGCGGCGCGCGAAGCCTGGGAGGAAGCGCGCGCGAAGATCGAGACGCTGGATCTTCTGGCGGTCTATTCGATCCCCCGGATCAGCCAGGTGCAGATTTTCTTCCGCGCCCGGCTGACCGAGCCCGAGATCGCTGCGGGACCCGAAAGCGAGGAAGTCGCCTTCTACGCCTGGGATGAGATTCCGTGGTCCGAACTGGCGTTTCCGTCGGTGAAATGGGCGCTCGACGACTGGCGCGCACGCCGGGAGGCTCCCGTTCCGTGCGCGCCGTCCATGCGCACCCAGGCCGATGGCGTGAAACCGTACTAGCGCCTCAGTACGGAACGCCGCGGCCGGTGGGATCGATCGGGTCGTCGCCAGGCGTGTGACCGCCGGGCTCGGCCGGTGCGCAATACGGCCAGCCGGGATTGTTCGGGCCCGGATCGGTGCAGATCGCATCCTCGCCCGGTGCGATGGCGCAGGCGCCCAGAAGGGCGAAGAGGGCGAAAGGCGCGCTAAGGCGGGCCAGGCGCTTGACGGTCATGATGGTTCCCCTCGTGCCGGTTCGGTCGGCGTGCGGCATGATCGCGCGCCGGACGCCTGCGGGCAACCCGCCGGCGGGCGGCCCGGTTCACGCGGGGTTAACCGCGTCGAGATGAAGTGTGTTCCTCGCTTTTCAACGCTTCGAAAGCCGGCCCATGGCCTCCCGCCGCGTCTCCGTCCGCATTCCCGTCCGCAAGGCCCGGCCGCGCCTGACCTTCTTTCTGAGGGCGATGGCGCTGGCTGTCGTGATCGGGGCGCTGGGTCTCGGCGTCCTCGCCGTTCACCTGGCGCGCAGCCTGCCTGATCTCGACGGTCTGGCGCCGGTCCCGCGCGCGGGCGAGGTGGTGATCCTCGACCGGCACGGCCGGACGATCGCCCGGCGCGGCGCGCCCAGCGGCGACGCGATCAGCGCCGAGGCTCTGCCGCAGAACCTCGTGGACGCCGTGCTCGCGGTCGAGGACCGGCGTTTTTATTCCCATTTCGGCATAGACGTGCGAGGCACGGCGCGCGCGATGATCGCGAACCTGCGCGCTGGCCGGGTGGTGCAGGGCGGTTCGACCATCACCCAGCAGCTCGCCAAGAACCTGTTTCTGAGCTCTGAGCGCACCTACGAGCGCAAGGCGCAGGAGATGATGCTCGCCCTGTGGCTGGAGCGCCGCTATTCCAAGGACGAGATCCTCGCCCTCTATCTCAACCGGGTCTATTTCGGCGCCGGCGCCTGGGGCGCGGAAGCCGCCTCCCGGCGCTATTTCGGCAAGCCCGCCGACGATCTCTCCATCGGCGAGGCGGCCCTGCTGGCGGGCCTTCTCAAGGCGCCGTCTCTTTATGCGCCGACCTCCGACGTGCGCCGGGCCAGCGTGCGGGCGACCGTGGTGCTCGACCTGATGCTGGCCTCGGGCCGGATCACCGAAGACGAGCGGCTGGACGCGGCCAGCGTGCCGATCCGGGTGAGCCGGGGCAGCTCCAGCCCCGGCGCGGGCTGGTTCGCCGACTGGCTGGCGCCGCAGGTGCGCGAGCTTTCGGGCGGTCATGAAGGCGATCTCATCGTCCGCACGACCCTCGACGTTAACGCCCAGCGCGCCGCCGAGGCCGCGCTGACGCTGGGTCTGGCCACCGAGGACTGGGCGCGCGGCGCGAGCGAAGGCGCGATCGTCGCGCTGGACGCCTCGGGTGGAGTGGTCGCCATGGCGGGCGGCCGCGATTACGTGCGCTCGCCCTTCAACCGGGCGGTCAGCGCCCGGCGCCAGCCCGGTTCGGCCTTCAAGCCCTTCGTCTACGCCGCCGCCTTCGAAGGCGGGATGAGCCCGGACGAGGTCTTCATCGACGCGCCGGTCTCCTACGGCGACTGGGCGCCGGAGAACTATGAAGGCCGCTATGAAGGCGAGATGAGCCTCGAGCGCGCCTTCGCCCGGTCCTCGAACGCGGTGGCGGTGCAGGTCGCCGAAGGCACGGGGCGGCACTGGGTGCTGCGCACCGCCCGGCGGCTGGGGATCGAAAGCCCGCTTCAGAACACCCACGCCCTGGCGCTGGGCGCATACGAAGTCACGCCGATCGAGCTCGCCGGCGCCTATCTGCCCTTCATGAACGGCGGCAGACGCGCCGAGCCCTATGCGATCTTCACGATCGAGACGGCCGGCGGCGAGATGCTCTTCGAACATGACGCAGCGCCGGGAGAGACCGTGCTGGCGGGCCGGATCGTCTCGCAGATGGACCGGCTCTTCGCCGCCTCGGTCGGCTACGGCACCTCGCGGGCCGCCGCGCTGCCCGGCCGCGCCGTACGCGGAAAGACCGGCACCACGAACGATAATCGCGACGCCTGGTTCGCCGGCTGGGAGGGCGGGCTCGCGGCCGTGGTCTGGATGGGCAACGACGATTTCACCGCCACCGACGGCGCCGTCGGCGGGGCGGGTCCGGCCCGGGTGTTCGCGCGGTTCGTCGACGCCGCCCCGGTCTTCCCGGCGGGCCTCGACGCGGTGCTCGCGCGCAGCCAGGACCGGCCCGACCCGATCGCGGCGGTGCTGTCGGGCGTCGAGCCCACCGCGCAGGCGCCGGACGCTCCTGCACCGGAAGACGAAGCGCCGTCAGAGGACGATCCGATCGCCGCCTTTCTGGGCCGCATCGCGGGCGAGGACGGCGAAACCGGCCACGATTAGTCAAATCCGAACCCTGAAGCCCCCGCCGGTCTGGTTGCCGGCCGTCGCCTCGGCTAGGCTTGAACCGCATTCAAGCTGAACGAGGCTCCCCATGACAGTCCGCACCGCCATCGCCGCTCCCATTCTCGCCGCGTCTGCGGCCGTCCTGCTCGCCGCCTGCGGCTCGGATGACGACGCGGGCGGCGGCGCAGCCTCGCGGCAGGCGGCGACCGGCGGGCTCGAAGCGTTCGGCCTCACCGAGGGCGGCGCGGCGAGCTGGGCGGATATGAGCGTGGACGGGGAAGTCTACACCTTCACCGACTTCACCCTGGCCGAAGAGGGCGCCCGGCTGCAGGCCGCGCGCCTTGTGCTGACCGGCCCTGGCGAGACCGACGCCGGCCCGGCGCTGGACGCGCTCGTGATGGAAGACGGCGTCATCACCTTCACCGACGGCGAGGCCGCGTTCGACCGGCTCAGCGTGGACGAGCCCGGCCCCGATCT carries:
- the ccmD gene encoding heme exporter protein CcmD — its product is MSAFFAMDGYAAFVWSSYGLTLLGIGGLVALTIAARRRARARLDRLERLEAEETGR
- a CDS encoding DUF1150 family protein; the encoded protein is MSQTEQTFSEAQETSPLVYVRTIAAAEIADQISESEIELPEDATLYAIHLEDGTRMAVFSDRHAAFAAARQHGARPVSVH
- a CDS encoding PBP1A family penicillin-binding protein → MASRRVSVRIPVRKARPRLTFFLRAMALAVVIGALGLGVLAVHLARSLPDLDGLAPVPRAGEVVILDRHGRTIARRGAPSGDAISAEALPQNLVDAVLAVEDRRFYSHFGIDVRGTARAMIANLRAGRVVQGGSTITQQLAKNLFLSSERTYERKAQEMMLALWLERRYSKDEILALYLNRVYFGAGAWGAEAASRRYFGKPADDLSIGEAALLAGLLKAPSLYAPTSDVRRASVRATVVLDLMLASGRITEDERLDAASVPIRVSRGSSSPGAGWFADWLAPQVRELSGGHEGDLIVRTTLDVNAQRAAEAALTLGLATEDWARGASEGAIVALDASGGVVAMAGGRDYVRSPFNRAVSARRQPGSAFKPFVYAAAFEGGMSPDEVFIDAPVSYGDWAPENYEGRYEGEMSLERAFARSSNAVAVQVAEGTGRHWVLRTARRLGIESPLQNTHALALGAYEVTPIELAGAYLPFMNGGRRAEPYAIFTIETAGGEMLFEHDAAPGETVLAGRIVSQMDRLFAASVGYGTSRAAALPGRAVRGKTGTTNDNRDAWFAGWEGGLAAVVWMGNDDFTATDGAVGGAGPARVFARFVDAAPVFPAGLDAVLARSQDRPDPIAAVLSGVEPTAQAPDAPAPEDEAPSEDDPIAAFLGRIAGEDGETGHD
- the ccmA gene encoding heme ABC exporter ATP-binding protein CcmA produces the protein MSLSTFPPASIACTSLALSRGGRTLLSGFSLKAAPGEAVVLLGPNGSGKTTLLRALAGVFAPSDGEVAVEPGPEAVALLAHADGLKTAETVEDALKFWTSFAGGAAGRIDQVVRDLAVAHLARRPCGTLSAGQKRRAALARVVLSQRPIWLLDEPAAPLDTKSRQRLAALAADHRARGGIVIAATHVDLGWEGARVLELGS
- the ccmC gene encoding heme ABC transporter permease CcmC, encoding MWSYFANPERFDRLARAVIPWAWGIAALLFAIGLPWALVFSPPDYQQSETVRIMYVHVPSAWLAMAAYAGLAVSSFVYFVWRHNLADLAARALAPAGAVFAFLCLATGALWGRPMWGAWWVWDARLTSMLVLFLLYLGYMALRAAMEDEKLAARSASILAMAGILNLPIIKFSVDWWNTLHQPASVIRFDGPTIHASKLWPLSVMALAFTVLLTALVLTSMRAMILERKADQLQRRRERRLEAEAAL
- a CDS encoding NUDIX hydrolase, translating into MAPKTPDFSFRVPEGDDRERRVCDTCGFVDYINPKIVAGSVVTDGEGRILMCRRAIEPRRGFWTLPAGYLEQGESVEAGAAREAWEEARAKIETLDLLAVYSIPRISQVQIFFRARLTEPEIAAGPESEEVAFYAWDEIPWSELAFPSVKWALDDWRARREAPVPCAPSMRTQADGVKPY
- the acnA gene encoding aconitate hydratase AcnA, producing the protein MASLDSFNCRREITAGGQTYVYFDLKEAEKNGLQGVSKLPYTLMVLLENLLRFEDGRTVTKADIEAIAAWTNSGKSDHEIAYRPARVLMQDFTGVPAVVDLAAMRDATKNLGGDPKSVNPLVPVDLVIDHSVMVDYFGGPDSFKKNVEREYERNGERYKFLKWGASAFDNFRVVPPGTGICHQVNLEHLAQTVWTKDEDGVTYAFPDTLVGTDSHTTMINGLAVLGWGVGGIEAEAAMLGQPVSMLIPEVIGFKLTGKMAEGATATDLVLTVVEMLRKKGVVGKFVEFYGEGLDNLSLEDAATIANMAPEYGATCGFFPVDNETLDYLRATGREEGRVELVEKYAKAQGMFRPERKGEPVYTDTLHLDLGTVEPSLAGPKRPQDRVALSDAADAFARELDREFKKMEDAGKRVNVEGETYSIGHGDVVIAAITSCTNTSNPSVMLGAGLVARNALKKGLKVQPWVKTSLAPGSQVVTDYLAKAGLQDDLDALGFNLVGYGCTTCIGNSGPLPEKISKAIKEGDLVAASVLSGNRNFEGRVSPDVRANYLASPPLVVAYAIAGTMNINVAEDPIGYDDENEPVYLKDIWPSSQEIAEVVREAVTPEMFAKRYADVFKGDEMWQGIETSGGLTYDWPESTYVANPPFFEGMSTDVTPPSDIEGARILGLFADSITTDHISPAGSIKADSPAGHYLQKHGVTPREFNSYGARRGNHDVMMRGTFANIRIKNQMVPGVEGGVTKFQPSGEEMPIYDAAMKYAETSTPLVVFGGKEYGTGSSRDWAAKGTRLLGVKAVICESFERIHRSNLIGMGVLPLQFQNGESWESLGITGKETVALKGVEGVTPRGEVTLTVTFEDGSTKETKLLARIDTDNELDYVKNGGILHYVLRQRAAA
- a CDS encoding RNA methyltransferase; the protein is MRGYFAIGVEGVSKARNLGAVMRTGHAFGASFVFTVNAANKAREMFQADTAKTALNVPYYDWKSLEEMALPRDCALVGVELTDDAVELPSFRHPRAAAYVLGRERGDLSPEMLERCEHVVKIPTKFCLNLSVAAAITLYDRQITLGGFPARPPRPGGPVEQKRHVWGEPRKRT
- a CDS encoding heme exporter protein CcmB, which codes for MTAALALFAREARLAWAGGGGPAGPAAFNLAALALAPLAIGPDAATLVKAGPGIVAFAALLATLQSAERLFGEDASDGTLELYALSGRGLALTCLIKALAFTAAVFWPVPVLAFLGGLAYGLDAGSAAVLGFALLLAAPGLSLIAAFAGALAAGLKRAGLLIALIAAPLQVPLLIFASAAGRAAVEGTGLAGANLMMTAAGSLAALALAPAGAAAALRARLE
- a CDS encoding MarR family transcriptional regulator; protein product: MADETVFDLALSPGHLLHRAQQFAADRFSEASGGLEITQRQFAVLCAVHAKEGLTQTQLVQATGIDRSTLAELVSRMASKGLLLREKAPGDARANAVRFTEDGRALFNKAIAGAKAADEAILSALPKNKRANFVESLTRISRASELGAEAAKIEAKKAKQAMKAQQKAEEKAAEKAAEKAKKKKKKKK
- a CDS encoding DsbE family thiol:disulfide interchange protein: MNKILVWIPLGVIAALMVVFAVALFDDEEGGADPMAGRPLPDLPLTEFRGGAGGFEPETIEGPYLLNLWASWCAPCIVEHPVLTELADQGVPIYGIVYKDEPADARAFLTRLGDPFAGLAADPEGRAALELGVTGAPETLLIDAEGVIRARWRGAIDAQIWERTFEDEWREAGGAPVNAGALEAAG